A window of Vescimonas fastidiosa contains these coding sequences:
- a CDS encoding winged helix-turn-helix transcriptional regulator, giving the protein MGHYDCPCMEKCPLQHAMLLIGGKWKVQILCAVCNAGSIRYNALRGKLDGVSNTVLSSALKELERDGLIQRQEFLEVPVRVEYRPTERCRTLLPILEALSDWAEEDMK; this is encoded by the coding sequence ATGGGTCACTATGACTGTCCCTGCATGGAAAAATGCCCCCTGCAGCACGCTATGCTGCTCATTGGCGGCAAGTGGAAGGTGCAGATCCTCTGCGCGGTGTGCAATGCCGGCTCCATCCGCTACAACGCCCTGCGGGGAAAGCTGGACGGGGTGAGCAACACGGTGCTGTCGTCGGCTCTGAAGGAGCTGGAGCGGGACGGACTTATCCAGCGGCAGGAGTTTTTGGAGGTGCCGGTGCGGGTGGAATACCGCCCCACGGAGCGGTGCCGGACGCTGCTGCCCATCCTGGAGGCCCTGTCGGACTGGGCGGAAGAGGACATGAAGTGA
- the feoB gene encoding ferrous iron transport protein B, translating into MKEITAALAGNPNVGKSTVFNALTGLHQHTGNWPGKTVASAEGGFRVGDTAVRLVDLPGTYSLSADSPEEEIARDYLLSGAADVTVAVADATCLARNLSLVLQIRQITPRLVLCVNLLDEAEKEGVETDLSALSQRLNCPVIGTAARSGRGLSALAAALVEEAARPETPDSWRIVYPEPVEAALSKLPCPRHRGLLLLCEEVSPRPEEESALARARETLGSLTGRPLRDAVTAARVRRAEAVAAACQRWRKPPHRLDRRLDRLFTGRLVGIPAMLLLLGAVFYLTIWGAAAPSAFLQKTLFSLLEPLGRGLSALGAPEWLRGLLCDGVYRTTAWVVAVMLPPMAIFFPLFTLLEDAGYLPRVAFNLDGLFCRCGGHGRQSLTMCMGFGCNACGVTGCRIIDSPRERLTAQLTNSLVPCNGRFPTLVTLLTLFFLGNTAGPLRRLLGAGLFLAIIVFSVLVTLLSSKLLSRTLLRGEISSFSLELPPYRLPQVGRVLVRSLLDRTLFVLGRAVTVAVPAGALIWVLAHLTVSGRPLLTVLADFLQPLGGLMGLDGMVLLAFLLAFPANEIMLPILAMGYLSTSVMAEVDTLRLGAVLLSHGWSWQTAVCAAVLCLFHLPCGTTCLTLLRETGSKKWTLVGMLLSLFWGLFTCCLLHGLFCIVP; encoded by the coding sequence ATGAAAGAAATCACAGCCGCCCTGGCGGGAAACCCCAATGTGGGCAAATCCACGGTGTTCAACGCCCTCACGGGTCTGCACCAGCACACCGGCAACTGGCCCGGAAAGACCGTTGCCTCGGCGGAGGGGGGCTTTCGGGTCGGAGACACCGCCGTGCGCCTGGTGGACCTGCCCGGCACCTATTCCCTCAGCGCCGACTCCCCGGAGGAGGAGATAGCCCGGGACTATCTCCTCTCCGGGGCGGCGGATGTGACCGTGGCCGTGGCCGATGCCACCTGCCTGGCCCGGAACCTGAGCCTGGTGCTGCAAATTCGGCAGATCACGCCCCGCTTGGTCCTGTGCGTGAATCTTCTGGACGAAGCGGAAAAGGAGGGGGTAGAGACAGACCTCTCCGCCCTGTCTCAACGGCTCAACTGCCCGGTCATCGGCACCGCCGCCCGCAGCGGCCGGGGTCTTTCCGCCCTGGCCGCCGCCCTTGTGGAAGAGGCCGCCCGGCCGGAGACTCCGGACTCCTGGCGTATCGTCTACCCCGAGCCTGTTGAAGCCGCCCTCTCCAAACTCCCCTGTCCCCGGCACCGGGGCCTTTTGCTGCTGTGCGAGGAGGTGTCGCCCCGGCCCGAGGAGGAGTCCGCTCTGGCCCGGGCCCGGGAGACCTTAGGCTCTCTCACGGGCCGCCCTCTCCGGGATGCCGTCACCGCCGCCCGGGTCCGCCGGGCCGAAGCCGTGGCCGCCGCCTGCCAGCGCTGGCGCAAGCCGCCCCACCGGCTGGACCGCCGCCTGGATAGGCTCTTTACGGGCCGCCTGGTGGGCATCCCCGCCATGCTTCTTTTGCTGGGAGCCGTGTTCTATCTCACTATTTGGGGAGCCGCCGCCCCCTCTGCCTTTTTGCAGAAGACGCTCTTTTCCCTTTTGGAGCCCTTGGGCCGGGGCCTCTCCGCCCTGGGCGCGCCGGAGTGGCTCCGGGGCCTTCTGTGCGACGGGGTCTACCGCACCACCGCCTGGGTGGTGGCGGTGATGCTGCCGCCCATGGCTATCTTTTTCCCTCTGTTTACCCTTTTGGAGGATGCCGGGTATCTGCCAAGGGTTGCCTTTAATTTAGACGGTCTTTTCTGCCGCTGCGGAGGCCACGGACGCCAGAGCCTAACCATGTGCATGGGCTTCGGCTGCAACGCCTGCGGCGTCACCGGCTGCCGCATCATCGACTCTCCCCGGGAGCGGCTCACGGCCCAGCTCACCAATTCCCTCGTGCCCTGCAATGGCCGCTTTCCCACCCTGGTGACCTTGCTGACCCTGTTTTTCCTGGGAAATACCGCCGGGCCCCTTCGTCGGCTTTTGGGAGCGGGCCTGTTTCTGGCCATCATTGTTTTTTCTGTGCTCGTGACCCTCCTTTCCTCCAAGCTCCTCTCCCGCACCCTCCTGCGGGGTGAGATCTCCTCCTTCTCTCTGGAGCTGCCCCCCTACCGCCTGCCTCAGGTGGGGCGGGTCCTGGTCCGCTCCCTGCTGGATCGGACCCTTTTCGTCCTGGGCCGGGCGGTGACGGTGGCCGTGCCTGCCGGGGCGCTGATTTGGGTGCTGGCCCATCTCACCGTATCGGGCCGGCCTCTGCTCACCGTCCTGGCCGATTTCCTTCAGCCCCTGGGGGGTCTCATGGGCCTGGACGGTATGGTGCTGCTGGCCTTCCTCCTGGCCTTTCCCGCCAACGAGATCATGCTCCCTATTTTGGCCATGGGCTACCTCTCCACCTCCGTCATGGCGGAGGTGGATACCCTCCGGCTGGGGGCTGTCCTCCTTTCCCACGGCTGGTCGTGGCAGACGGCGGTGTGCGCGGCGGTGCTGTGTCTTTTCCACCTGCCCTGCGGCACCACCTGCCTGACCCTGCTGCGAGAAACCGGCAGCAAAAAGTGGACCCTGGTGGGGATGCTCCTATCCCTTTTTTGGGGACTTTTCACCTGCTGCCTGCTCCACGGGCTTTTCTGCATCGTTCCGTAG
- the truA gene encoding tRNA pseudouridine(38-40) synthase TruA, translating to MEKNYKLTLAYDGTRFFGWEHQPDKETIQGKLETVLERLQGHPVDLIGAGRTDAGVHARAMVASVRLDVRRSPEEIRDYMNRYLPDSIAVREVKEASDRFHARYNALGKTYRYTCFTGPVKPVFDRKYVTLLDFSPDIEKMRQAAEILRGEHDFRAFCGNPRMKKSTVRLVDTIQIEERKDRILFTFHGTGFLQNMVRILVGTLLEVGRGRWEPAYVREILDSKDRKLAGPTAPPEGLCLMKVDY from the coding sequence ATGGAGAAAAATTATAAATTAACACTGGCCTACGACGGCACCCGCTTTTTCGGCTGGGAGCACCAGCCGGATAAAGAAACCATACAGGGAAAATTGGAAACCGTCCTGGAGCGTCTCCAGGGTCACCCGGTGGACCTCATCGGCGCCGGGCGCACCGATGCCGGGGTCCACGCCCGGGCTATGGTGGCCAGCGTCCGCCTGGATGTGCGCCGGTCCCCGGAGGAGATTCGGGATTATATGAATCGCTATCTCCCGGACTCCATCGCCGTCCGGGAGGTGAAGGAGGCGTCCGACCGCTTTCACGCCCGCTATAACGCCCTGGGCAAGACCTATCGCTACACCTGCTTCACCGGCCCCGTAAAGCCCGTGTTCGACCGCAAATATGTCACCCTGCTGGACTTCTCCCCGGATATAGAAAAAATGCGCCAGGCGGCGGAAATTCTCCGGGGTGAGCACGATTTCCGGGCCTTCTGCGGCAACCCCCGGATGAAAAAATCCACCGTCCGCCTGGTGGACACCATTCAAATCGAGGAGCGCAAGGACCGCATCCTTTTCACTTTCCACGGCACCGGCTTTTTGCAGAATATGGTCCGCATCCTGGTGGGTACCCTGTTGGAGGTGGGCCGTGGCCGCTGGGAGCCGGCCTATGTCCGGGAAATATTGGATAGTAAAGACCGCAAGCTCGCCGGCCCCACCGCCCCCCCGGAGGGCCTGTGCCTGATGAAGGTGGATTATTAA
- a CDS encoding LysM peptidoglycan-binding domain-containing protein yields MKIHVVKKGETVLSIARQYGVSPGLLQRQNQVPPDGALVPGQTLVVQEAEKTHTVRPGDTVWSIARRYGITVRALYQNNIFLQGQGRLQPGEELVISYRAEGKAGPLGVNGYAYPFINGDLLRQELPYLTYVTPFTYGIGPEGEPVPLRDEGILAAAGQYGVLPWMHLSSLTEEGWFSSSRAEVLLKSSHRQEALLEQIKEILKEKGYGGVDVDFEYLQPGLAGAYTAFIERLRQELNKLGYTVQVALAPKVSRGQKGLLYESHDYAALGRAANGALLMTYEWGYSAGPPMAVAPLDKVRQVVDYALGEIEAKKLFLGVPVYGYDWPLPYRQGATRGVSVAPQEALDLARRQGAEIQFDETAQAPWFRYTAADGRAHEVWFEDARSSYAKFRLAAEKGLQGVGLWNLMRPAVQTYLVLHGGFEIEEVR; encoded by the coding sequence TTGAAAATTCATGTGGTGAAAAAGGGAGAGACGGTTTTATCCATTGCCCGACAGTACGGCGTGTCCCCCGGGCTGCTGCAAAGGCAGAACCAGGTGCCGCCGGACGGGGCCCTGGTGCCGGGGCAGACCCTGGTGGTGCAGGAGGCAGAAAAGACCCACACCGTCCGGCCGGGGGACACGGTTTGGTCCATCGCAAGGCGGTATGGCATCACGGTACGGGCACTCTATCAGAACAACATCTTCTTACAGGGACAGGGGCGACTGCAGCCGGGGGAGGAGCTGGTGATCTCCTACCGGGCGGAGGGCAAGGCCGGGCCCCTGGGGGTGAACGGGTACGCCTACCCCTTCATAAACGGCGACCTGCTGCGCCAGGAGCTGCCGTACCTGACCTATGTGACCCCCTTTACCTACGGCATCGGGCCGGAGGGGGAGCCGGTACCCCTGCGGGATGAGGGGATTCTGGCGGCGGCGGGGCAGTACGGCGTGCTGCCGTGGATGCATCTGTCGTCCCTGACGGAGGAGGGGTGGTTTTCGTCCAGCCGGGCAGAGGTGCTGCTGAAGAGCAGCCACCGGCAGGAGGCGCTGCTGGAGCAAATTAAGGAGATTTTGAAGGAAAAGGGCTACGGCGGCGTAGATGTGGACTTTGAATACCTGCAGCCGGGGCTGGCAGGGGCCTACACAGCCTTTATAGAGCGGCTGCGGCAGGAGCTGAACAAGCTGGGCTACACGGTGCAGGTGGCCCTGGCCCCGAAAGTCTCCCGGGGGCAAAAGGGGCTTTTGTACGAGAGCCACGACTACGCGGCCCTGGGCCGGGCTGCCAACGGGGCGCTGCTGATGACCTATGAATGGGGCTACAGCGCCGGGCCGCCTATGGCCGTGGCCCCCCTGGACAAGGTGCGGCAGGTGGTGGACTATGCGCTGGGAGAAATCGAGGCAAAGAAGCTGTTTTTAGGGGTGCCGGTGTACGGGTATGACTGGCCGCTGCCGTATAGGCAGGGAGCGACCCGGGGTGTATCCGTCGCGCCCCAGGAGGCCCTGGACCTGGCACGGCGGCAGGGGGCGGAGATCCAATTCGACGAGACGGCCCAGGCACCGTGGTTTCGCTACACGGCGGCAGACGGGCGGGCGCATGAGGTGTGGTTTGAGGATGCCCGGAGCAGCTATGCAAAGTTCCGTTTGGCGGCGGAGAAGGGCTTGCAGGGTGTGGGCCTATGGAACCTGATGCGCCCGGCGGTGCAGACCTATTTGGTGCTGCACGGGGGATTTGAGATCGAGGAGGTGCGGTGA
- a CDS encoding sporulation protein has translation MTRRKLWALILVSVMVLLLWRSAVAAEAVRRGLTLCARSVIPALFPYFVVSGLFISLGFADGVGRRLEPLTRRLFGVGGAGASAFFLGLLGGYPVGGRTVGQLYRAGRLSKDEAERLLAFCNNAGPSFILGVVGVGCFGSLRTGIYLYLVHAFSAVLVGILFRKKAPVSGQKVRHSAAFEPIAAFVRAVGEAAKGMVQLCGFVVFFLVILALITDLTGLNHPVLLGLAELTTGVTALEGRPGDLVWAAALLGWGGLSVHGQTAAVLSDTDLGLGRYFLGKILQAIFSAGVVTFGEIW, from the coding sequence GTGACAAGACGAAAACTGTGGGCTCTGATTTTGGTGTCCGTCATGGTGCTGCTGCTGTGGCGCAGTGCCGTGGCGGCGGAGGCGGTGCGGCGGGGACTGACCCTTTGCGCCCGGTCGGTGATTCCGGCGCTGTTTCCCTATTTTGTGGTGTCGGGACTGTTCATTTCTTTGGGCTTTGCCGACGGGGTAGGGCGGCGGCTGGAGCCGCTTACCCGGCGGCTTTTCGGGGTGGGCGGGGCCGGAGCCTCGGCTTTTTTCCTGGGTCTTTTGGGCGGCTACCCGGTGGGTGGGCGCACGGTGGGCCAGCTCTATCGGGCGGGCCGACTCTCCAAAGACGAGGCGGAGCGGCTGCTGGCCTTTTGCAACAATGCAGGACCCTCATTCATTTTGGGCGTCGTGGGGGTGGGCTGCTTCGGGAGCCTGCGCACGGGGATTTACCTCTATCTCGTCCATGCCTTTTCGGCGGTTTTGGTGGGAATTTTATTCAGAAAAAAAGCCCCGGTATCGGGGCAAAAAGTCAGGCATTCCGCGGCTTTTGAGCCCATAGCGGCCTTTGTGCGCGCCGTGGGGGAGGCGGCGAAGGGGATGGTGCAGCTGTGCGGCTTCGTGGTGTTTTTCCTTGTTATTTTAGCCCTGATCACGGACCTGACCGGGCTAAACCACCCGGTCCTTTTGGGCCTGGCGGAGCTGACCACCGGAGTCACCGCCTTGGAGGGAAGGCCGGGGGATCTTGTGTGGGCGGCGGCGCTTCTGGGCTGGGGCGGGCTGTCCGTCCACGGACAGACGGCGGCGGTGCTCAGCGACACGGACCTGGGCCTGGGCCGGTACTTTCTTGGAAAAATCTTGCAGGCGATCTTCTCCGCCGGGGTGGTGACTTTTGGGGAGATTTGGTGA
- the recG gene encoding ATP-dependent DNA helicase RecG — protein MADLQTDVRYIKGIGEARAKALSKLGIGTLQDLIGYFPRRYEDRTMTRAIRELELGETVCVRAMIANDPVASRISGGRTVVKARAVDDSGALDLTFFNQEYRKNSLHRGETYIFCGKVEGNLLARRMINPIVEQEGQQVLTGHIVPIYPLTAGVSQNLLYKAVGQGLTECRHLLADCLPDAVRQEHQLCHSGYAYENIHFPADAEALTLARRRMVFEELFILSCGLQMLRSRRTDVAGPACKAADMEEFYRALPFPLTKAQRRAITEAVTDMESGRPMNRLCQGDVGSGKTMVAAGCVWFAAQSGWQSALMAPTEILARQHYENLAPLFEKFGLRCALLTGSTKARERRDILENLTLGSIDLCIGTHALLTEDVSYARLGLVITDEQHRFGVNQRAALGQKAENPHMLVLSATPIPRTLALIIYGDLDVSVMNELPPGRQKVDTFAVGESYRQRVNQFIRKQVEAGHQVFIVCPLVGQEDHIPDERKAAAAYAKKLREEVFPDLRVCLLHGKMKAKEKEKVMEDFAAGNGDILVATTVVEVGVDVPNATCMVVENAERFGLSQLHQLRGRVGRGQAKSYCILLSEHPSEETKRRLKVMTKTNDGFEISREDLALRGPGDFFGQRQHGLPTLKIADLSCDMALLDEAQQAAKGWMAQDPGLEKPESGALRARIETLFAVKAEGLN, from the coding sequence ATGGCGGATTTGCAGACGGATGTGCGCTATATAAAGGGCATCGGCGAGGCCCGGGCCAAGGCCCTGTCTAAGCTGGGCATTGGGACGCTCCAAGACCTGATCGGCTATTTCCCCCGGCGGTACGAGGACCGGACCATGACCCGGGCCATCCGGGAGCTGGAGCTTGGGGAGACGGTGTGCGTCCGGGCTATGATCGCAAATGACCCCGTGGCCAGCCGCATTTCCGGCGGACGCACGGTGGTGAAGGCCCGGGCCGTGGATGACAGCGGCGCCCTGGACCTGACCTTTTTTAACCAGGAGTACCGAAAAAACAGCCTGCACCGGGGCGAGACCTATATTTTCTGCGGCAAGGTGGAGGGGAATCTGCTGGCTCGGCGGATGATCAACCCCATTGTGGAGCAGGAGGGGCAGCAGGTGCTTACAGGGCATATTGTGCCCATTTATCCCCTCACCGCCGGGGTGAGCCAAAATCTTCTGTACAAGGCCGTGGGCCAGGGGCTGACCGAGTGCCGCCATCTGCTGGCAGACTGCCTGCCGGACGCGGTGCGGCAAGAACATCAGCTGTGCCACAGCGGATACGCCTATGAGAACATCCACTTTCCGGCGGACGCGGAGGCTCTGACTCTGGCCCGGCGGCGAATGGTGTTTGAGGAGCTGTTTATCCTCTCCTGCGGGCTGCAGATGCTCCGCTCCCGGCGCACGGATGTGGCGGGGCCTGCCTGCAAGGCGGCAGACATGGAGGAATTTTACCGGGCCCTCCCCTTCCCCCTTACGAAGGCCCAGCGCAGAGCCATTACGGAGGCGGTGACGGACATGGAATCCGGGCGGCCCATGAATCGGCTGTGCCAGGGAGATGTGGGCAGCGGCAAGACCATGGTGGCGGCGGGGTGCGTGTGGTTCGCCGCCCAAAGCGGATGGCAGTCGGCCCTGATGGCCCCTACGGAAATTCTGGCCCGGCAGCACTACGAGAATCTCGCGCCGCTATTTGAAAAATTCGGACTCCGGTGCGCCCTGCTTACCGGGTCCACCAAGGCCAGGGAGCGGCGGGATATTTTGGAAAATCTGACCCTGGGGAGCATTGATCTGTGCATCGGCACCCACGCCCTGCTGACGGAGGATGTGTCTTACGCCCGGCTGGGACTGGTGATTACCGACGAGCAGCACCGCTTCGGGGTGAACCAGCGGGCGGCCCTGGGGCAGAAGGCGGAAAATCCCCACATGCTGGTGCTGTCCGCCACGCCCATTCCAAGGACGCTGGCGCTGATCATCTACGGCGATTTGGATGTGTCGGTGATGAACGAGCTGCCCCCGGGGCGGCAAAAGGTGGACACCTTCGCCGTGGGCGAGAGCTACCGGCAGCGGGTGAACCAATTCATCCGCAAGCAGGTGGAGGCGGGGCATCAGGTATTCATCGTATGCCCGCTGGTGGGCCAGGAGGACCACATCCCCGACGAGCGCAAGGCCGCCGCAGCCTACGCCAAAAAGCTGCGGGAGGAGGTATTCCCGGATTTGCGGGTGTGTCTGCTCCACGGGAAGATGAAGGCCAAGGAAAAGGAAAAGGTCATGGAGGACTTTGCCGCCGGAAACGGGGACATTTTGGTGGCCACCACGGTGGTGGAGGTGGGCGTGGATGTACCCAACGCCACCTGCATGGTGGTGGAAAACGCCGAGCGCTTCGGTCTTTCGCAGCTGCACCAGCTCCGGGGCCGGGTGGGCCGGGGACAGGCGAAAAGCTACTGCATTTTGCTCTCGGAGCACCCGTCGGAGGAGACGAAGCGGCGGCTGAAGGTGATGACCAAGACCAACGACGGCTTTGAAATTTCCCGGGAGGACCTGGCCCTCCGTGGGCCCGGCGACTTCTTCGGCCAAAGGCAGCACGGGCTGCCGACGCTGAAAATTGCCGACCTCAGCTGCGACATGGCGCTATTGGACGAGGCCCAGCAGGCGGCAAAGGGCTGGATGGCCCAGGACCCTGGGCTGGAAAAGCCTGAGAGCGGGGCGCTGCGGGCAAGGATCGAGACGCTGTTCGCGGTGAAGGCGGAGGGATTAAACTGA
- a CDS encoding YabP/YqfC family sporulation protein: protein MQRRKISQVGQEAVERLDLPPEVAAGVPQVELYGDRQLYMAGHRGVIAYSTEEVAVSGGSLTVRIKGENLQLAAMTDSELRLTGHIEQVELMK from the coding sequence ATGCAGAGGCGGAAAATCTCCCAGGTGGGGCAGGAGGCGGTGGAGCGGCTGGATCTGCCGCCAGAGGTGGCAGCGGGGGTGCCGCAGGTGGAGCTGTACGGAGACAGGCAGCTCTATATGGCCGGGCACCGGGGCGTCATCGCTTACAGCACGGAGGAGGTGGCCGTGTCCGGAGGGAGCCTTACGGTGCGCATCAAGGGGGAGAATTTGCAGCTGGCGGCTATGACGGACTCGGAGCTGCGGCTGACGGGACACATTGAGCAAGTGGAGCTGATGAAATAA
- a CDS encoding LysE/ArgO family amino acid transporter — translation MHIYLQGLTMGLAYVAPIGLQNLFVINSALTQKRSRVYITALIVILWDVSLGVACFLGAGALMQAVPWLQKVILGLGSLIVIYIGVGLLRAKASLEGGKDVNIPIWKLFTTAFVVTWMNPQALIDGTMMLGAFRATLPVGGDLPFIFGFGSASILWFLTLSTVVSLLGSKFNEKVLNIINKVCGAVIIFYGCKLLWSFVKLMGWL, via the coding sequence ATGCACATCTATCTCCAGGGCCTCACCATGGGCCTTGCGTATGTGGCCCCCATCGGCCTGCAAAATCTGTTTGTTATCAACTCCGCCCTGACCCAAAAGCGCAGCCGGGTGTATATCACGGCCCTCATCGTTATTTTGTGGGATGTGTCCCTGGGCGTTGCGTGCTTTTTGGGCGCGGGAGCGCTGATGCAGGCGGTGCCGTGGCTGCAAAAGGTCATCCTGGGCCTGGGCAGCCTCATCGTCATCTATATCGGTGTCGGCCTCCTCCGAGCCAAGGCCAGCTTAGAGGGCGGCAAGGATGTGAATATCCCCATTTGGAAGCTGTTCACCACCGCCTTCGTGGTCACCTGGATGAATCCCCAGGCCCTGATCGACGGCACCATGATGCTGGGCGCCTTCCGGGCCACCCTCCCGGTCGGGGGCGATCTGCCCTTCATCTTCGGCTTCGGCAGCGCCTCGATCCTGTGGTTTTTGACCCTTTCCACGGTGGTGTCCCTGCTGGGCAGCAAGTTCAATGAGAAAGTTCTCAATATCATCAATAAGGTCTGCGGCGCGGTGATTATCTTCTACGGCTGCAAGCTCCTGTGGAGCTTTGTAAAGCTCATGGGCTGGCTGTAA
- the uvrC gene encoding excinuclease ABC subunit UvrC translates to MTKDELREKANDLPLAPGVYLMMDSGGQVIYVGKAKKLKNRVSQYFQDTASHNSKTKMMVSQVDRFDTILVRSEFEALVLENSLIKRHMPRFNILLKDDKGYPFVRLDKGAAYPRFSLVSRAEEDGARYFGPFGGRRETRLAIEAVCGALKLPTCSRKFPRDIGKERPCLNLHIGKCDGFCRPEGPGQAEYQRRTEQAARIFSGHYRALTREMEQEMAQAAEELDFERAAALRDRIRAVSVLGKTQGVIAGVCADTDVWGLYRGQVRWGFGVLHLEEGNLLGREVKVLSAGAEEDEGETLSAVLRQYYAGRGAAPKEICVAALPEDAEALEELLSRDCGHRVRLRVPQRGQRAELLRMAQSNAREETERITSEAERVSKTLEQLGALAGLSAGPHRIEAYDISNTGSADMVASMVVFQDGRPLKRDYRKFQVKTLDHPDDYGAMEEILGRRLQRYLDGDEKFSPLPDLILMDGGQQHAAVAERALAEKALSVPVLGMVKDDRHRTRALMTARGQELGIQQSPPLFALVGQVQEEVHRFAITYHRKKHSRSAIRSRLEGIPGLGEVRRKKLLQQFGTVKAVMQAELPELEAALPKAVALAVYERFHGAEDK, encoded by the coding sequence GTGACCAAGGACGAATTGCGGGAGAAGGCCAATGACCTGCCGCTGGCGCCGGGGGTCTATCTGATGATGGACAGCGGCGGGCAGGTGATTTATGTGGGCAAGGCCAAGAAGCTGAAAAACCGGGTGAGCCAATATTTTCAGGACACCGCCTCCCACAACAGCAAAACGAAAATGATGGTGTCCCAGGTGGACCGGTTCGACACCATTTTGGTGCGGTCGGAGTTTGAGGCCCTGGTGCTGGAAAACTCGCTGATCAAGCGCCATATGCCCCGGTTTAACATCCTCCTAAAGGACGACAAGGGCTACCCCTTTGTGCGCCTGGACAAGGGGGCGGCGTACCCCCGGTTTAGTCTGGTGAGCCGGGCGGAGGAGGACGGGGCCCGGTACTTCGGGCCCTTTGGCGGGCGGCGGGAGACCAGGCTCGCCATTGAGGCGGTGTGCGGGGCGCTGAAGCTCCCCACCTGCAGCCGGAAATTCCCCCGGGACATCGGAAAAGAGCGGCCCTGCCTGAATCTGCACATCGGAAAATGCGACGGCTTCTGCCGCCCGGAGGGGCCGGGACAGGCGGAGTATCAGCGGCGCACGGAGCAGGCGGCGCGTATTTTCAGCGGCCACTACCGGGCCCTGACCCGGGAGATGGAGCAGGAGATGGCCCAGGCGGCGGAGGAGCTGGACTTTGAACGGGCCGCCGCCCTGCGGGACCGCATTCGGGCGGTGAGCGTGCTGGGCAAGACCCAGGGGGTCATTGCCGGGGTGTGCGCCGACACGGATGTATGGGGTCTGTACCGGGGCCAGGTGCGCTGGGGCTTCGGCGTGCTGCACCTGGAGGAGGGAAACCTCCTGGGCCGGGAGGTAAAGGTCCTCTCCGCCGGAGCCGAGGAGGACGAGGGGGAGACCCTCTCCGCCGTGCTGCGGCAATATTACGCGGGCCGGGGCGCGGCACCGAAGGAGATCTGCGTGGCGGCCCTGCCGGAGGACGCGGAGGCCCTGGAGGAGCTGCTGAGCCGGGACTGCGGTCACCGGGTGCGGCTGCGGGTGCCCCAGCGGGGCCAGCGGGCGGAGCTGCTGCGCATGGCCCAAAGCAACGCCCGGGAGGAGACGGAGCGCATTACCTCCGAGGCGGAGCGGGTGAGCAAGACCCTGGAGCAGCTGGGCGCTCTGGCGGGGCTTTCCGCCGGGCCCCACCGCATAGAGGCCTACGACATTTCCAACACCGGAAGCGCCGACATGGTGGCCTCTATGGTGGTTTTTCAGGACGGCAGGCCCCTGAAGCGGGACTATCGGAAATTTCAGGTGAAAACCCTGGATCACCCGGACGACTACGGGGCCATGGAGGAAATTTTGGGGCGGCGGCTCCAGCGATATTTGGACGGGGATGAGAAATTCAGCCCGCTGCCGGACCTTATTTTAATGGACGGCGGCCAGCAGCACGCCGCCGTGGCGGAGCGGGCCTTGGCGGAAAAGGCGCTTTCCGTGCCGGTTTTGGGCATGGTGAAGGACGACAGGCACCGGACCCGGGCGCTGATGACGGCCCGGGGGCAGGAGCTGGGCATACAGCAGAGCCCGCCGCTTTTCGCCCTGGTGGGACAGGTGCAGGAGGAGGTCCACCGCTTTGCCATCACCTACCACCGGAAAAAGCACAGCCGCAGCGCCATACGCTCCCGGCTGGAGGGCATACCCGGGCTGGGGGAGGTGCGGCGAAAGAAACTGCTGCAGCAATTCGGCACGGTGAAGGCCGTGATGCAGGCGGAGCTGCCGGAGCTGGAGGCGGCGCTGCCCAAGGCCGTGGCCCTGGCGGTGTATGAGCGGTTTCACGGGGCAGAGGATAAGTGA